A window of Scophthalmus maximus strain ysfricsl-2021 chromosome 10, ASM2237912v1, whole genome shotgun sequence contains these coding sequences:
- the napba gene encoding N-ethylmaleimide-sensitive factor attachment protein, beta a isoform X2 produces MLSARPLGSTCSCRTNWTPPPASSTPATPTRRPTHRGRFTIAAKHHITIAEIYESELVDIEKAIAHYEQAADYYKGEESNSSANKCLLKVGHYSAQLEQYPKAVEIYEQVAMNTMDNPLLKYNAKEYFFKASLCHFIVDELNAKLAIEKYEEMFPAFSDSRELKLLKKLLEAHEEQNSEAFTEAVKEFDSVSRLDQWLTTMLLRIKKTIQGDAGDLK; encoded by the exons ATGCTTTCTGCCAGGCCGCTCGGCTCCACATGCAGCTGCAGAACAAACTGGACTCCGCCACCAGCTTCGTCGACGCCGGCAACGCCTACAAGAAGGCCGACCCACAGG GGTCGCTTCACCATCGCAGCCAAACATCACATCACCATAGCGGAGATTTATGAATCGGAGCTGGTCGACATTGAGAAG gccaTTGCCCACTATGAGCAGGCAGCAGATTACTACAAGGGAGAAGAATCTAACAG ctCAGCCAACAAATGTCTGCTGAAGGTCGGACACTACAGCGCTCAGCTGGAGCAGTACCCCAAAGCCGTTGAAATCTACGAGCAG gttgCTATGAACACCATGGACAATCCTTTGCTGAAGTACAACGCTAAAGAGTATTTCTTCAAGGCTTCGCTGTGTCACTTCATAGTGGACGAGCTGAACGCCAAG ttggCCATTGAGAAGTACGAGGAGATGTTTCCAGCCTTCTCAGACTCGAGAGAGCTCAAGCTGTTGAAG AAACTCCTAGAAGCCCACGAGGAGCAGAACAGCGAGGCGTTCACGGAGGCCGTCAAGGAGTTCGACTCGGTGTCCCGTCTGGACCAGTGGTTGACCACGATGCTGCTCCGCATCAAGAAGACCATCCAGGGCGACGCTGGAGACCTGAAATAG
- the cdc5l gene encoding cell division cycle 5-like protein produces the protein MPRIMIKGGVWRNTEDEILKAAVMKYGKNQWSRIASLLHRKSAKQCKARWYEWLDPSIKKTEWSREEEEKLLHLAKLMPTQWRTIAPIIGRTAAQCLEHYEYLLDKAAQRDNEEEVGDDPRKLKPGEIDPNPETKPARPDPVDMDEDELEMLSEARARLANTQGKKAKRKAREKQLEEARRLAALQKRRELRAAGIDVQKKRKKKRGVDYNAEIPFQKKPAPGFYDTSMEEYNALEPNFKRLRQQHLDGELRNEREERDRKKDKQKIKKKKESDLPSAILQTSGVAEFTKKRSKLVLPAPQISDAELEEVVKLGVASEVARQTAEESESGNSASSALLSEYSVTNAMATGLRTPRTPTVQDRILQEAQNLMALTNIDTPLKGGLNTPLHESDFSGVAPQRQQIQTPNTVLTTPFRTPGGGQGSESMTPQAGGVMTPRGAVTPGLTPGRTPLRDKLNINSEEQLSDPAYAKHMQRESLQQLRQGLLSLPVPKNDFEIVLPENAEKELEETEMESGFIEDSSDIEAHKQAVRDAEREKELKLRHTSVQRSLPRPTEVNESVLRPASMETLPDLQLAEEMIKQEMITMLHHDCLHHPSANAANQLQRGKPRGPTSTSNNASHIAYLETHLYKPISTEEMEQAKAVLAAEMEVVKSGMGHGDLSMEAYSQVWEECYGQVLYLAGQNRYTRANLASKKDRIESLEKKLEVNRGHMTAEARRAAKLEKKLKILLGGFQSRALGLLKQHNELWEQVEQAATELQTFIQLKKQEDTAIPRRKEALREDVERQMERERELQQRYGELLMERESLLNTAQKY, from the exons ATGCCGCGCATTATGATAAAAGGGGGCGTGTGGCGCAACACCGAG gaTGAGATCCTCAAGGCAGCGGTGATGAAATATGGGAAAAACCAGTGGTCTCGTATCGCCTCCCTGCTGCACCGCAAGTCCGCTAAACAGTGTAAAGCCAGATG gtacGAGTGGTTGGACCCCAGCATCAAGAAAACAGAAtggtccagagaggaggaggagaagctaCTCCATCTGGCCAAGCTGATGCCCACTCAGTGGAGGACCATCGCTCCTATCATCGGACGCACTGCTGCCCAGTGTCTGGAGCACTATGAATACCTGCT agacAAGGCggcacagagagacaatgaggaggaagtgggagaCGACCCCAGGAAGTTAAAACCAGGGGAGATCGACCCCAATCCTGAAACAAAACCGGCCAGACCCGACCCCGTGGACATGGACGAAG atgagTTGGAGATGCTGTCAGAGGCCAGGGCTCGACTGGCCAACACCCAGGGCAAGAAAGCCAAGAGGAAGGCCAGAGAGAAACAGCTGGAGGAAGCCAG GCGGTTGGCTGCCCTGCAGAAGCGCCGGGAGCTGAGAGCAGCAGGAATCGATGttcagaagaagaggaagaagaagagaggagtggACTACAATGCTGAAATCCCCTTTCAAAAGAAACCTGCGCCG GGTTTCTATGACACCAGCATGGAGGAGTACAACGCTCTGGAGCCCAACTTCAAACGACTTAGGCAGCAGCACTTGGACGGAGAACTACGCAA tgagcgagaggagagggacaggaagaaagacaaacagaagattaagaagaagaaagaaagcgaTCTGCCGTCTGCCATCCTCCAAACCAGCGGCGTGGCTGAGTTCACCAAGAAACGCTCCAAGCTGGTTTTACCTGCACCACAG ATCAGTGACGCCGAATTGGAGGAAGTCGTGAAATTGGGAGTCGCCAGCGAGGTCGCCCGTCAAACGGCAGAGGAAAGCGAAAGCGGCAACTCGGCCTCGTCCGCCCTCCTGTCGGAATACAGTGTCACCAACGCCATGGCGACGGGACTGCGTACCCCCCGCACCCCCACTGTCCAGGACCGGATACTACAG gAAGCCCAGAACCTGATGGCTCTGACCAACATCGACACGCCTCTGAAGGGAGGCCTCAACACGCCGCTGCACGAGAGTGACTTCAGCGGCGTGGCGCCTCAGCGGCAGCAGATCCAAACGCCCAACACGGTTCTCACGACACCGTTCAG AACTCCCGGAGGAGGTCAGGGGTCGGAGAGCATGACGCCTCAAGCCGGAGGTGTGATGACTCCGCGTGGGGCAGTGACCCCAGGGTTGACCCCCGGTCGTACACCTCTGAGGGACAAACTGAATATCAACAGCGAGGAGCAGCTGTCGGACCCTGCGTACGCCAAACACATG CAAAGGGAgagcctgcagcagctccgGCAGGGCCtgctctcacttcctgttcctaAAAACGACTTTGAGATCGTTCTTCCGGAAAACGCGGAGAAAGAACTcgaggagacggagatggagagcGGGTTCATAGAGGACTCCTCCGACATCGAGGCACACAAGCAG gcTGTGCGCGacgcagaaagagagaaagagctgaAGCTGCGACACACTTCTGTCCAGAGGAGTCTTCCCAGACCCACTGAG GTCAACGAGTCGGTGCTGCGTCCCGCCTCCATGGAGACGCTCCCCGACCTCCAGCTGGCCGAGGAGATGATCAAACAGGAGATGATCACCATGCTGCACCACGACTGCCTGCACCACCCGTCGGCCAACGCCGCCAACCAGCTGCAGCGCGGCAAACCCCGTGGCCCCACTTCCACGTCCAACAATGCGTCGCACATCGCCTACCTGGAAACACACTTGTACAAGCCAATCagcacagaggagatggagcag GCCAAAGCTGTGCTGGCAGCAGAGATGGAGGTGGTGAAGTCGGGAATGGGTCACGGCGATCTGAGCATGGAGGCCTACAGCCAGGTGTGGGAGGAGTGCTACGGACAG GTGTTGTATCTCGCCGGTCAGAACAGATACACCAGAGCTAATCTGGCATCCAAGAAAGACCGTATCGAAAGTCTGGAGAAAAAACTAGAG GTGAATCGTGGCCACATGACAGCGGAGGCCAGGAGAGCTGCCAAGCTGGAGAAGAAACTGAAGATCCTGCTGGGAGGGTTCCAGTCCCGAGCACTTGGGCTGCTGAAGCAGCACAATGAACTCTGGGAACAG GTGGAGCAGGCggccacagagctgcagacttTCATTCAACTGAAGAAACAGGAGGACACTGCCATTCCCAGGAGAAAAGAG GCGCTGCGGGAGGACGTGGAGcggcagatggagagagagcgagagctcCAGCAGCGATACGGAGAGCTGCTGATGGAGAGGGAGTCGCTGCTCAACACAGCTCAGAAATACTGA
- the supt3h gene encoding transcription initiation protein SPT3 homolog, giving the protein MSSPMAGSTASSSKDRPVSRTSFIPELQSMMFALGDARRPPHETAALVEDIVHTQLITMLHQAGEGAALRGSRVISAEDILFLMRRDKRKVARLLKYLQFRDYKSKLLKAVEEEETQQDTEKWGAAGAAGAAGGVAAGGVAGGNQRRQRLAQDFLVWMDQTGELLSLADRQEVDPVKQERMERLERQTRSMDQTQYSEFCESRQLSFAKKASKFRDWLDCSSLELKPNNIAMEILSYLAYETVAQIVDLSLLVKQEMTAKTNPISHVISANYIHYNTHTEVKKDPDSPEATPPSTPGSSHSAKPVPQGNGSLDGRARQRKRKKSCPATVEPPSGAIQLCHIREALRRYNYRHTNAYRRSGMSFLTC; this is encoded by the exons gttCGCTCTGGGAGACGCACGCAGGCCTCCGCACGAGACGGCAGCTCTGGTGGAGGACATCGTACACACACAGCTCATCACTATG CTGCATCAGGCCGGCGAGGGGGCGGCTCTCCGCGGGTCGAGGGTCATTTCTGCCGAGGACATCCTGTTcctgatgaggagagacaag AGGAAGGTGGCAAGATTATTAAAATATCTCCAGTTTAGAGATTATAAATCCAAACTACTCAAAGctgtagaagaggaggagacgcagcAAGACACAG AGAAGTGGGGCGCTGCAGGTGCtgcaggtgctgctggtggCGTTGCTGCTGGTGGCGTTGCCGGCGGCAACCAGCGGAGGCAGCGATTGGCCCAGGATTTCCTGGTATGGATGGATCAGACTGGTGAACTCCTGTCGTTAGCCGACAGACAAGAGGTCGACCCCGTCAAgcaggagaggatggag CGCTTGGAACGTCAGACCCGGTCGATGGACCAGACTCAGTACTCGGAGTTCTGTGAGAGTCGACAGCTCAGCTTCG CTAAGAAAGCGTCAAAATTCCGTGACTGGCTGGACTGCAGCAGTCTGGAGCTGAAACCCAACAACATCGCCATGGAGATCCTGTCATACCTGGCCTATGAGACGGTTGCCCAG ATCGTCGACTTGTCTCTGTTGGTGAAGCAGGAAATGACGGCCAAGACCAATCCCATCAGTCATGTGATCTCTGCCAATTACAtccactacaacacacacactgag GTAAAGAAGGATCCAGACTCACCTGAGGccactcccccctccaccccggGCTCCTCCCACTCAGCAAAACCTGTCCCGCAGGGCAACGGCAGCCTGGACGGCCGAGCACGACAGAGGAAACGCAAAAAG agttGTCCGGCTACAGTGGAACCTCCCAGTGGAGCCATCCAGCTCTGTCACATCAGAGAGGCCCTCAGGAGAtacaactacagacacaca aACGCTTATCGAAGGAGTGGGATGTCTTTCCTCACCTGCTGA